In the genome of Fimbriimonadaceae bacterium, one region contains:
- a CDS encoding cobalamin-binding protein, with product MKRRQQGILTGMPFMANITPRTFIDDAGRKLYVAKAPARVVSLAPSITEMLFALGLDEQIVGVTDFCNFPVAAKAKAKVGYANPNLESLVALRPELIVAPREFHRANVLAKLEELKIPVLLLEATSVESIFSHIHTLGRIFDRSTEAHAMTAAMRSRMAELTARTEHLARVRVLYVINSQPLITVGPGSYIHQMIGLAGGLNIAAEAKAPYPRLTMETVLKEDPEILLFPRGSVETVSRSEQEAWRRWTTVTAVRESRLREVSADALNRPGPRVMEGLEALARAIHPEAFASEPVPVQP from the coding sequence ATGAAACGCCGTCAACAAGGCATCCTTACGGGCATGCCCTTCATGGCCAATATTACGCCGCGCACGTTTATCGACGACGCGGGCAGAAAACTCTATGTGGCCAAGGCGCCCGCACGAGTCGTCTCGTTGGCGCCCAGCATCACGGAGATGTTGTTTGCGTTGGGGCTGGACGAACAGATCGTCGGGGTCACGGACTTTTGCAATTTCCCGGTCGCGGCCAAGGCCAAAGCCAAGGTCGGGTACGCCAACCCCAATCTGGAATCCCTGGTGGCCCTCCGGCCGGAATTGATCGTCGCGCCGCGGGAGTTCCACCGCGCGAACGTGCTGGCCAAGCTGGAGGAATTGAAGATCCCGGTGCTCCTGTTGGAAGCCACCTCGGTGGAGAGCATTTTTTCACACATTCACACGCTGGGACGCATTTTTGATCGTTCGACGGAAGCCCATGCCATGACCGCGGCCATGCGGAGCCGGATGGCGGAACTCACCGCCAGAACCGAGCATCTGGCACGCGTTCGGGTCTTGTATGTCATCAATAGCCAGCCGCTCATTACGGTGGGACCGGGAAGTTACATTCACCAGATGATCGGGCTTGCCGGCGGACTCAATATCGCCGCGGAGGCGAAGGCGCCCTATCCGCGTCTCACCATGGAAACGGTGTTGAAGGAAGATCCCGAAATCCTGCTGTTTCCCAGAGGGTCGGTTGAAACCGTGTCGCGAAGTGAGCAGGAGGCTTGGAGGCGCTGGACAACGGTGACCGCCGTTCGAGAAAGCCGGCTTCGTGAAGTGTCGGCCGATGCCCTCAACCGCCCAGGCCCGCGCGTCATGGAAGGGCTGGAGGCGCTGGCCAGGGCGATCCACCCCGAAGCCTTTGCATCGGAACCGGTCCCCGTACAGCCATGA